DNA sequence from the Malus domestica chromosome 11, GDT2T_hap1 genome:
TGAGTTTTCTAgtcttttttgttaaattttgtgCTCAGACCCCCTTGGTGAGAGCCTCATGCAGTGGGCACCCTTTAAAATTGATTCGTTATTTTATAGAAATTTATCTTGCCTAATTTCATGCTGCATATTTTCCAATTTGGACAGCTGATACATTGATTTTGTAATTTAATACAGATACCATCTATTAGCATGTAACATTTTGATATTTGGGGTTGGTTTTTTTGCCAGTCTAATGTGGTTTGTTGCATGCGGTTACTGTTATAGATTTTACTCTGACCACTATCTTCTGGTACAATAATATTCCATATTCAGGATAACTTTGCTTCTGAAAGAAGGAAAGCTAAAATGCTTAACTTTTCCATTGCATATGGGAAAACTCCAGTTGGGCTTTCCCGGGATTGGAAGGTAATCTTGCAACACTAATGGCATGTTTACTTGCTTCGTATAGGTATGGGAATGAATCCGTTCATTCCATTTCCATTCCTTGCAAGTAAACATGCCCTAAGCTTGAAGCGTAATAAGATATTTATATTGTTTCTTTATCAATTTGAATGATCTGCTATGGTATGGTGGTTCCAGGTATCGGTTCAGGAAGCAGAAAACACAGTTAAACTGTGGTACAAAGAAAGACAAGAAGTGCTTATTTGGCAAGAAGAACGTAAAAAAGAAGCTATAGAAAATAGATGTGTTCACACATTACTTGGACGGGCTCGCCAGTTCCCAGCAGTATCTCGTGATAAACGTGCTCTAAGAGGTCATATTGAAAGGGCTGCTATCAATACACCAGTGCAGGTTCTTCCAGAGCATTTCCTGTCTTTTCTCCCCACCACTCACCTCTTGTTCCCTCGCTTCCCCTCTTCCTTCCTCTCCTCCCTCTGTAGTCATGTGAGATTTTGGTTGTGTGACTGTAACAGGGCAGTGCTGCTGATGTTGCCATGTGTGCTATGTTAGAAATATCCAAGAATGCACGTTTGAATGAACTTGGGTGGAGGCTGCTTTTACAGGTGAACTCCTGATTCCCCtagatattaaactagatttaAGACTGTCAACGCATGAGCAaaaatattaaactagattTGTATTTTTAGATTCTGTGTTTGCTTACTTTTCTCTCCCATAATGTCCTACGTTGATCTCGCATTATGTCCTTCGTTGAAATTAAGTGGAAGTACTATCTTCTTGTGCCCTTTCAAGCCACATTATCTGGCTCTGTCTTTGTTGATTTCTCAGTAAATTTTTATAATGTCTAGAAATGTGtgcaaaaacaattttcatctTAGTTGACCATGTGAGCGCAGTTCCTTGTCCTTGAATGTATgtaatttggttgttttaaaaGATTTAGATATTATGTTTTGATGGGTAGTTTTATTTGCACCGTGTATCCCTCTAAATATTATCCATTTTACTCTTATTTACCCTTTTCTTTATGGAATAAAAGAATTTTATTGGCTTCCTTCTCCcctgctttctccttcaccccTTTCCCggtttttccttgtcttccctTGTTGAGAGGTTGGTCATGCCGGCCCATTAAATTGTTTTTCCAGGTTTTAAAAAGTTTCTATAATTTAAATTTAGATGCGAGAGTAATGGAAAAATTTAAGAAATTTGCAAGGAGGGAGGGTGTTATAAGCAGTATAGTGTGGAAATAAATGCATAATTTCTTAAGTTAATCAGACAGCAGAACATGTTGCCATTTCTTTTCCAGCTTTATTCTGAAAGCATCCTTCTAAATCATGTTTTCCTCGCTTAATTTCTTCTGTTACAAATCTTCATTCTTAATCTTGGACTCTCATTGAATAGTTTCAAGTTTCTTTTACTAGCGCAACATTTATACAATCCTTAAATTACTGTGAGAATTTGAATGAGTTTGCGTGTGTCCCGGTTGACTGTTGAATATTTAATCAAAGggttaaacaaaacaaattgtaGCTTTGACAAGAATTGTGGAAATAACCTTTATCTGGAAAGCAGGTTCACGATGAAGTGATCCTGGAAGGGCCATCAGAGTCTGCTGAGGAAGCAAAGAAATTAGTTGTTGAGTGCATGTCGTTTCCCTTCAACGGAAAGAATAATCTTAAAGTCGACCTTGCCGTTGATGCCAAGTGTGCACAAAACTGGTATGCCGGCAAGTAGATGCGGTGGCTAATCACAAAATTGGGCTTTTGGTTTGAGACCCTCGACAGTCGGTGTGTTATGCATCCAGAGGGCCAGCTATTTGCAGTGTTTGCTTTAAGTGCTTTCACTCATAAGAGGTTTTTTTTTGCCCGAGGAATCGGTTGTTTTAGTCTGTTGATGTGAAATTTTCCGGTCATCAAAGAGTTGATGTGTCACATTTCGGCCAAGGATTACTAGAAGAGGGTTCGGTCTGCTGCTTTGATGTGCACTGTCAGGTTTAGACCTTTGGGGAAGAAGGCTCATGGAAGAGCAGGCCTTGTATATATAGAAATAGTCTACTACCTGTTGAATTTAACACTCTTCTAATGCCTTCGTACTTTCTTTGGTGAAACTGAAAATGTATATTTTGAACAAGAGCATGAAGATGCAATACTTATTATCCCCTGTCTTCTACAGCCTCTCCCTTTTTATCATTTGGTAtaataattttccttttctgGATGGATCACGTCACCTGTACCCCTACGCATGACCAAACCCCTATGCATGACCAAACGGGACCTCCTTGAATTGGATCCACCATGGGACTGATTTTTCTTGAACCCCAACACAAGGGGTTTCCGTGGTTGTGTATGCGTAATGTGGTCCTCCCAGTGGGACACAAGAATTTCTTGTGGAAATGGCCACCAGAGGGAACTTTGGGAGTTGGGGCACTGTAAGAATCTCTGGACTTTGTTACCGTTGCAAGGATTTTCCTAGTTGCTTACTGCGTTAATGAAATATGACCATTGTTTTGTGAGCCCCACATGCATTAACGGTTAAAAATCACCCAAACTTTGTTGACAACTGACAGTAGCATACCTTATCTTAGGTTATGATCTCGGGTATCACGGAGTTTGTGTATTTCCAACTTGAATAAGAAACCAATCGGCTACAATTTCTACCTTAAGCTGCGCAGACGCAGATGCTGGAAACTTATCTGTCAAATGGCAATTATATTCAACTCATGCGAACTGTAGGACTTCAAAATCATTCACTCCACTCAAAACGCAAGCTCGAATTCAATACAAGTTGGCAATACATACAACTAGAAACTATTTGTCATGCTGCTGAGGATTGATTCCCCAGGATGATGCCAACTGCACCAAAAGTTGATCCGGTGTTGCACCTTCCCAGTCCTCGGGCAGATTCAGTGTTACAGAAGCTTCATGCAGATTCAAAACGAGTTCTTTCTTTACGTCAGTGGGAAGACCGAAAACATCAGATCCATTTTCGAGCACTATTTCAACCAACTGCGAAACGGAAAAAAGGGGACCAAATGGTCAAACTGAGGCATCTCCATGACCAGACAGCAAAagcaataaaattgaaaagacggGGACATTTTCAATACTATCGAATTCTATGAAGCAGAGAAACGCAGAGAACGCGTATGCTTCCCATTAGTATTTGGAAATTATCAGAGCAAATAGACTCAACCAAAAAACTTATTACGGACATGAAACACTTAATATGAAGTCTAACCATTAAGAAGGAAACTAATGAAACACATCCTTAAAAATAGTGAACTCACACATCCGTTACGAAGGAAAATACCTGCTGAATCCAAGCCAAACAGATGTCAAACAAGTTTGGCTCTGGTAAGAATTGCCCAACAGCATGCAAGACCTCGGTTGCTGTCTCATTTGAAAGTTGGTCAATCACAGGACCTGATCTGTCCATCAACTTTACAAGCAAGATATCATCTCCTGTAGACAACACTTCCAAAAAGGCCGTATCCAGATCACCCACTTGAAGAGCATCCATTGCATTAGTCCAAGAATTCCAGATTGGATTCCGCTCCTGGCCCACATTATCATCTTCCATAGCCTCTGCAGTCAATTCAGGTATAGCTACTCTTCCAGATCTAGATGTTCCATTGTCCTCTCCAGCCACACGAATTGCTTCCAAGGTAGCTTCATCTTTGGAAGCTTGCCAAACACTTCTTGCGGAAGGCCCCTCACCAAACCTAACAGGTCCAGCCCCTTTATCCCATGCTCGCCTGCTGTTACCTTGATCACTCCCATTCTCTGATTTGGGCGACCTACCATCCCCAGGACCACCTCCTACAGCCTTCCTCGAACCAATATGTCCACCTCTGGAACCACCATATGTTGGAAAATCCCACACCTCAGACATGTCAGATTTCCAAGTAGGGCCCCGTCCCCTCATGCCGGAAACATGTCCATCATTTTGGGCAAATCGTTCGCCATATGGAATTCGTCCATCTCCACCTCTTCCAAACTTGTTACCAGTGTAATCAGGAAAGCCGTTATACTTGCCTAAAGGCCTATTAGAAGACCCCTCATACCCCATCGAAAAATTACCGCCTCTTCTACCTGATGATATTGATAAATCTCGTGCCAAGTCTTCAACAACTCTCTCAAGACCCCTTACTCTGTTCTCCAAAGTTATCATGCTGTCATGAGACCCGCCCATGAAATCCTGCAACATGCTCATAAGATGACCTTGTTGTCTCTCCAGCTGCAACAATTGCCTTTGGATAGCCAACCAATTTCCTTTGTTATTGACAAAGGATCCTTCAGGTTGACCATCGGGTTTAGAGAAACCTGCACGACTACTGGACGACTCCCTTTGATTTATATCAATCCTGTCATCAATATCAACTGCTCTCGTTCTGGAGTCTTTTCCATTCGCCCTTTCTTCTGGCCATTTATCCCTCGCAAGGTCATCATGATCTCGTTGTTTAGTATACAGACCAGCTATTCCTCTCTCTGTGTTACGGTATTTACTACTGAAAGATCCATGAATATCATTAAATTGGCTGTTTGCAATCCGGTTTTGAGTTTCTTTGGAATTTGTATCATTTGCCTCTGGTTCTACCTCATTATTTGAGTTTGAAGAATTGACATGTCTACGAGGAACAACTACCTCAACGGGCAAATCATCAGAAACCCTCTTTTCAAGTTTCTGGAAGAATTCTGGGTTTAGCTCTTTGTCAGTTAAGATGGGCAgtttcttcttcaaagctacacccgCTTTATCTCCACTGGCTTTGGATTTAGAAACAGAATCTGAAGTAGGAGATGAACCATTAGATGAACCCTTTGCTCCTTGATCTGTTTtctcactaggctttgaattttttGGCTCATTCTTCTCTGACAACTCAGCTGATTCAGAATTTTCTTTATTAAAATGCGACAACAACAGAATGATCCGGTGAGAGCCAAAAGGAATTGAAGCATTTTAATAAAGGTCGTATTATTGATAAGCTTACCATGAGACGAGACTTTCTtgtcatttggagcttcatctTCTCCTTTCCCAGCTATCTTTTTCCAGAACTGCAATGCCTCTGTCATGCTATCTCTGACAGGTTTAATCTGTAaaccaaaacggacaatattttAGAGACTAGTCCAACAGAAATACATAGCCACCCTTCTATCTCATTACATATTTCATGTACGAACGTTGGCCAAATCCAAAATTCAATATTTCAAGCAGACTGCTTTTTCCTAGCCAGTAAagtgaaaatttgagaaattataTTAGGTGCCTATCCGATGTGTGAAACACATATTCAGTATCCAAGTGAGGAAATACTATAGCAAAGTAGTCCAACATTTTACTTGATTTTTCACCTACCCCCATCTCTTGCAGTAAACACCAAAAAAATTCCTAAACTAGAAGTTCCATGTAATAAATAACATTATACTGAAAAGAATTTTCTTGTGCAAAAATAATCCATTAACATACTGTTCCGTGTTAAATTGCCAATGTGTAATGGTGTGCCGGATATGAATACAAAGCCACGAGTTATTGAAAAAATGTAAATTGAACGATCAAACAAGAAAATGTTATACTTAAGTACTCGCCAAAACTGTTTTGCTGTAAGATGAAAAGTAACACACTTCAGGAATATGCAACAAAAGACTACCTTGTCAAAACGGCAAGACTCGAGGACAGTCAGGGTGGAAGCGGTTCTATCTGTAATCAAGTTGCTCGAATGCAATGCTAATGCAACCAGCACATCAGCTGCTGCTTTACGTGTTGCCCAATCTGTGCTCCCAAGGCATTCATGAATACTTTGCAGTAGATTATCCAAGCTTTGGGGCGCAATCGCTCCAACCTACAACAAGTAGGTACCTCTTCGATCAGTAAAAGtccaattaaatcatccaaAGTATAGATCGAAGTGATCGTTCTATCCACCTGCATTCTATTGGCAATAAGACTATGTATAAGTTCACACTACACCAAACACAAGACATTTCAAGTCAACACTCCAAACCAAATTACCACTCTTTTCTATCTTCTGTGTCCTACATCTTTTTAGCAATCAAACAACCACATAAGTATCGACTTTACTACAAAATCTACAACAATGTACATGACTATATCGAGTCGAGACCACAATGTACATGCCCACAAAATCATTTGAGTGCGAAAAAGCAAATGTAGATATTCTACTGAGCAAACCTGAGACAGGCTCGAAACAACCGGCAAGAGCGATGCCTTAGCCAAGAAGTTAGGATTGTTAAGCAACTTGCAGATCCTTGGAAACAGCCTTTGAAAAGACGAAACAGGCGGGTCTAAAGCGCAGTCTACAATCTTAGCCATACACAGTGCCGCACCAGATTGCACCCCTTTGTTCTGCTCGGCCATAGCCTCAAACAAAGGCTTCGTAAACAAACCCACAACCGACCCATTGTCGCTCACACTCTCTGCCTTCAAGTACTGCGCCGACAGCGCGCCAATGGCGTCGCGGCACGCGTCCCGGACGCCGGAATCGGCATCCTTGAGCCTCTTGACGATGTGGGCAATGATTTTGGTCAAATGGGTGGAGGTGAAATCGGGGTGGGAAGCAGAGACCAATGCGAGCAGGCGCAAAGACTCTTTCTTGACGGCGGGTTTCGGATCGGCGGAGGCGTCGTAGAGGCAGTTGAGGAGCATAGGGAGGCCCTCCGGCGGGAGGGTTTGGATGATTTTCTCGAGATCTTCAACGGCAATTTGGTACGTGTCTCGGTCGGAGAGTTTGGAGAGGGAGGTGAGGATTCTCTGCTTGAGCTCCACCATGGCCAGGTGGGTCGAGAGGGAAGAAGAAGCGGAAGAAGCAGAGGACTTTGAAGAGGAGTTTGGTGGTTGCTGCGGCTGCGGCGGCGTTGTGGGTGATGGGTTTGGGGGCTTAGCCGGTTTGGAAATTCTGGGTCCGGCAAAACTCATGGTTTCGAGTTGATGTGGTATAGTTTCGGGGATGGATGTAAAATGGAAATGGGTTCTCTCTGATTCGGAGATTTAAGCTTTCAGACTTCGACAGTGAGAGAGGTACAGCCAATGTTGTTGCAGTTGCAgatgggggagagagagagagagagagagagagagagagagagagagagagagagaggggtgagGGGTGGAGTGAGAGAGAAGGCTTGTGAAGCAAAGCAAGCAAGATGGAAGCTGCAGATATTGAAAAGGAGAGATCTGGGTGGGAGGGGACTGTGACTATTAAACTGAACCAATGGGAATGTGAGTATTAGAGCTCACTAATCCATGTTTTTActcttttcccagaaaataaaataaatttattagaCGTTTTACCAGTTTCCAAATTACATTATtgagattattattttttaaatgtgtgtgaaagttattttctaaaagaaatttcaaattacaatttgaaatttttgcaATGTTTGTTATTTCTGAGCAAAATTTAGGACATGTTTAGAAATGGAAAAGGGGATCGTATCAACTAGCACCCGTAAACCCTAGTTCATCTGATTTCTGATTATTAATTTGAttacaaattttgaaaaagtagCTAATACTTTTCCGATTTCTTACGTATTAGTACATATAAGAGATCGGGCTCTTCAACAGAAGGAGTCTTTGAAAATAAGGATTAGTTGTGAAATCTGTTACACATTGAACTTCAAATATCCGAACCGTCCATTTTGTAAGTCTCAATTCATAGATTCTCTATGAAAATTTCAATTcaaatccgaaaccatttgcctatttaattgtcatgatgaaattttaatgtttcttaAAACATTGCgtttgtcaatttctttgaattcAATTAGATGACTCAAATATTTCCGAATTAACTAATATTATGCAAGAATGATATATGAGGTATAACTTGAAATAAACCGTTCGGAACTTCGGATCGTTAAAAAAAGTGTACAAGTTCTCATAACatttcaaaaaaatttcaatatttaatGAGTTGTGGAAGAGCAGTAATCAAAAGAGGACCATCGGCAATGTGAGGGCCACCTATAAGACAATCATGGATATAATATAAAGACAGCAACATGGTGATTGCAATTTTCCACgcttaaatttgaaaaaataagcATGTTGCGTATGTATATGTTACttctattcctttttttttaatgtaattttTGGGTGGGATATATTTTTGTTAGGAGAGTTTCATCATGGGAATCATCCTCCTGGTAAATGGACAAGTAACGCCTCGCTTCCAGCCTTGGGTTGCCCTTCCAAATTGGTTGGTGCAATGCACGAGTTACTCGTTTTGAAAGCAGGGAGCTTAAACAATTTGCTGCCCATTCAAGTTACCTGTGTTAGGACTGTCGCATTTGTTATCTTTGTAACAGttttatttgggatttttgtttGTGGTGGTCTATTGTGGTAACTGTATAgggatttaaatttttttgcatCTTGTGCAAATTGTTTGTTCTTAGCAATGAAAAACTTTATCGATTCTATcaagaaaaagtaaataaataaaatttaagtgCTGGTGAAGGTTGATGCCTCTTCTTGTATATCCCCTCCGTACATAATTGACATGTGACTCGTTAAATTCCCTTCATCATCCTTGAACTTGTTGAACATTTCGGCTTCACAAATTCGTACATTTCTCACTAGATCCTAAGTTACAAGAGCATCTCCAGTGATGGGCTATATATGGAGTTGGAAAAGTGGTGGATATAGCTTATTTTAGAGTTCTGATGAATCTTTGGGGCTTTATAAAAGAATCTTTGAAGCTTTATAAAAGAATCTTTCCCAATGAGAGGCTATTTCTTTCGGACTCTATATGgggctatatatatatttatgtagtgATTTGATTAtgtgataatttttttattttgacttttcttaagttgatttttggacatgctatcttaattttttatgaaCCTTTCAATCTAAAATGTTCAAATTGTGACAAAGTGAGATTTCATCACTTATAAATAGTTCGTTGAATTAGTTCTCTTATTTTaatcagtgttctaaaaaacgcccTAGGCAGCCGCTTAGGCGCTGAGCGCCTAGCAACCGAGGCGTTTTTGGGCAAATCGGGCGGAAAAATCGGGTTAGGGCTAGGCGGGCTGGGCggctaggcgggctaggcgggctaggcggtcctaggaggtttttttttttatttttattaattgcgtgtttttttcttttttggtttcatggtggtatacttatggaaatggtgtaTCTAATTTACAAATGATGGatttactacaagttcatccaatacttatggaaatagtgtacctaatttgcattttatcattattttattatccatCCAAGTATGTTTTTTTTAgatgtcaatatgcacttatttacaagatatacaagaaatttacctaaatccgcctaggccgctTAAGCGCTAGcccaccgcccgactagcgcctagagttttttagaaccttgatttcAATCTCACCCGTTGAAAgaaactgttgatgcacaaaatccggaGGATTTTGGACAAACGTAAATCCGGCCGTGAATCACtcaaacgctcaagaacacaaagatgtatcgtggttcacccacAATGTTTGGGCCAgtgaagaaaatatcgataatatcggcgatatttcgccgatattatcgttttttggGACCCCGATATTTTATTAACTATCCAAAttgttttcgtcaaaatatcgcgatattatcgataatatcgcgatatttttgaaactatcgcgatattttgtaTCTGCTCAAATCAGAGAATAACGCCGGAGCAAATAAACCGgatccctaaatccccaaattcgaattcaaagcaaatgaactgaatccctaaaatcgatttcagtacaaaaatggtgcaacatgcagaaaaatcgcaatctgtacaaaaattgtaatttacaagccgagaagaacgccggagcaaATTAACTgaatccctaaatccccaaattcgaattcaaagcaaatgaactgaatccctaattcctaaatccctaaaatcgatttcagtacaaaaatggTGCAACATGCAGAAAAATCGCAATAtgtacaaaaattaaattaaaagccgagaagaagagaagtaAGAGCCTGGGAACGTCGTCTTCCTCACGAATCCAAGACGGCTGGGACAACGTCGTGCTCCTCACCGACGACTACGATGAATTCTGGTCCATCTCCATGGAACAAGGTGGTTTAGAAGGCGGTTATCGAGTGGTGTCGACGGCTGGGTTTAGGGCGGGTGAGATGGGAAGAGCAGAGGGAGACGCGGACGAGGAGGATCGAGAGATGGATCGAGATTCGAGAGAtgatgtctgtgtgtgtgtgtggaagaacTGGAGAAAGGGGAAGGGAGAAGACTGAGAACGAAGGctcagagagagaagagagagaagagagagattgagacgGTTCAAGAGAGAATGAGGGAATgatcgagagagagactgaggtcagtctctgtgtgcgtgtgtggtgtggtGTGGGGGGTCTCGAAGTGCGTGTATGGtggagtgtgagtgtgagtcaTTTTTTACTGTCTGTGTGTGGTGGCATGTAAGAAAAACAAAGCATCCAATGatccaaataattcaaaaccaaataattcaaaacctatctctAGCTCTCTGATCTAATGATCCAAATAACTTTTTGCAATTTCAGACCATGGACAACAAATAATAGTGCTTTCATAATGAAATCGTGTGACAGTTCGTAAGATTCTTTCACATGCAAAACAGTGTGTCAATGTCTGTTATATACTTACATTCTTTCACCTTatcagaggtggagtatcagaggcattcacagaattttcgtttcttcttcttcccataccattttcaaaaccattccatatccattccaaagcttgaacacaaagggttccatatttaaggtaagtttacaaacttaaatttatattattgtaatttatacaacaacaaataaatttgtgtggactcgtatgttaatttttttaagtaattaatacttgcatgttaatttttgtaagtaattaagtaatgttaacaattacatgttaatttttttaagtaattaagtaatgttgtataattattccctaggataattttaatatgtttaatgttatttattattttatttcccttaccattttcaaagtcattccagatccattccaaagcttgaacacaaagggttccatatttaaggtaagtttacaaacttaaatttatattattgtaatttatacaacaacaaataaatttgtgtggactcgtatgttaatctttttaagtaattaatacttgcatgttaatttttgtaagtaattaagtaatgttaaccattacatgttattttttttaagtaattaagtaatgttgtataattattccctaggataattttaatatgtttaatgttatttattattttatttcccttaccattttcattatcaaattggattattattcattaatattaggttttttttattatcaaattggattattattcattaaattggattattatcaaattggattattcattaaattggattattatcaaattggattattattcatcaccatgttttatattaggattatttttttatcaaattgatggattattcattaaattggattattatcaaattggattattattcattaaattggattattatcaaattggattattattcatcaccatgttttatattaggattatttttttatcaaattggtggattattcattaaattggattattatcaaattggattattattcattaaattggattattatcaaattggattattattcatcaccatgttttatattaggattatttttttatcaaattggtggattattcattaaattggattattatcaaattggattattattcattaaattggattattatcaaattggattattcattaaattggattattatcaaattggattattattcattaaattggattattatcaaattggattattattcatcaccatgttttatattaggattttttttatcaaattggattattattcattaatattaggttttattattccatattatttgtataattacttaaatttttacaatcattttctttactttgtatttaattcttctgtagaataactttattatttaggttctcttattttatcaaaaaataattgtctaattttcatgaaaaataaatataggtacgtttaagatgtccagtaaacgtgatccagcttgggaacatggagacccaatagacggaaacaaacatggcacaatttgcaaatattgtggtcgggtaatgaagagtggcggagtgacacgacttaagtaccatcttagtggattagatccatcaaaaaatgtccaacgatgcgataatgtccccccagaagtgaaggcattcatcagcacattattaaaaaataaaaaacagcagaatgaaaagataacacagggaatggaaaatattcgagctgggctacggggagaagtctatggccaagcggttgacagtgatgatgatgacgatgaggacgaatgtgatgatgacatgggacctgaagaacgacgcagtttgaaacaagcattacgtgcctccaaacagtcagtatgggaaagagaacaccttcataaaattcctaatagagcacaaggttccgggacaagtggtggtgcacaaatgagacggggaggcagtcttagagaatcacaaccaacaccaccaatagccccaagtttatataagtcatccaaagcacgtcaaaaaagtgtttggagttatttcactggaggtaatgtgaaagagggaatggggcgtctaattagcaagttctttatctatgaaaatgtccctgctgcgaaggcatcatcacatcatttcaaaaatatggtagtgggatgtcaacaggccggtgttggagtacaacctcccactccctatgagataagaaac
Encoded proteins:
- the LOC103430111 gene encoding TORTIFOLIA1-like protein 1 isoform X1, producing the protein MSFAGPRISKPAKPPNPSPTTPPQPQQPPNSSSKSSASSASSSLSTHLAMVELKQRILTSLSKLSDRDTYQIAVEDLEKIIQTLPPEGLPMLLNCLYDASADPKPAVKKESLRLLALVSASHPDFTSTHLTKIIAHIVKRLKDADSGVRDACRDAIGALSAQYLKAESVSDNGSVVGLFTKPLFEAMAEQNKGVQSGAALCMAKIVDCALDPPVSSFQRLFPRICKLLNNPNFLAKASLLPVVSSLSQVGAIAPQSLDNLLQSIHECLGSTDWATRKAAADVLVALALHSSNLITDRTASTLTVLESCRFDKIKPVRDSMTEALQFWKKIAGKGEDEAPNDKKVSSHENSESAELSEKNEPKNSKPSEKTDQGAKGSSNGSSPTSDSVSKSKASGDKAGVALKKKLPILTDKELNPEFFQKLEKRVSDDLPVEVVVPRRHVNSSNSNNEVEPEANDTNSKETQNRIANSQFNDIHGSFSSKYRNTERGIAGLYTKQRDHDDLARDKWPEERANGKDSRTRAVDIDDRIDINQRESSSSRAGFSKPDGQPEGSFVNNKGNWLAIQRQLLQLERQQGHLMSMLQDFMGGSHDSMITLENRVRGLERVVEDLARDLSISSGRRGGNFSMGYEGSSNRPLGKYNGFPDYTGNKFGRGGDGRIPYGERFAQNDGHVSGMRGRGPTWKSDMSEVWDFPTYGGSRGGHIGSRKAVGGGPGDGRSPKSENGSDQGNSRRAWDKGAGPVRFGEGPSARSVWQASKDEATLEAIRVAGEDNGTSRSGRVAIPELTAEAMEDDNVGQERNPIWNSWTNAMDALQVGDLDTAFLEVLSTGDDILLVKLMDRSGPVIDQLSNETATEVLHAVGQFLPEPNLFDICLAWIQQLVEIVLENGSDVFGLPTDVKKELVLNLHEASVTLNLPEDWEGATPDQLLVQLASSWGINPQQHDK
- the LOC103430111 gene encoding TORTIFOLIA1-like protein 1 isoform X2 → MSFAGPRISKPAKPPNPSPTTPPQPQQPPNSSSKSSASSASSSLSTHLAMVELKQRILTSLSKLSDRDTYQIAVEDLEKIIQTLPPEGLPMLLNCLYDASADPKPAVKKESLRLLALVSASHPDFTSTHLTKIIAHIVKRLKDADSGVRDACRDAIGALSAQYLKAESVSDNGSVVGLFTKPLFEAMAEQNKGVQSGAALCMAKIVDCALDPPVSSFQRLFPRICKLLNNPNFLAKASLLPVVSSLSQVGAIAPQSLDNLLQSIHECLGSTDWATRKAAADVLVALALHSSNLITDRTASTLTVLESCRFDKIKPVRDSMTEALQFWKKIAGKGEDEAPNDKKVSSHAELSEKNEPKNSKPSEKTDQGAKGSSNGSSPTSDSVSKSKASGDKAGVALKKKLPILTDKELNPEFFQKLEKRVSDDLPVEVVVPRRHVNSSNSNNEVEPEANDTNSKETQNRIANSQFNDIHGSFSSKYRNTERGIAGLYTKQRDHDDLARDKWPEERANGKDSRTRAVDIDDRIDINQRESSSSRAGFSKPDGQPEGSFVNNKGNWLAIQRQLLQLERQQGHLMSMLQDFMGGSHDSMITLENRVRGLERVVEDLARDLSISSGRRGGNFSMGYEGSSNRPLGKYNGFPDYTGNKFGRGGDGRIPYGERFAQNDGHVSGMRGRGPTWKSDMSEVWDFPTYGGSRGGHIGSRKAVGGGPGDGRSPKSENGSDQGNSRRAWDKGAGPVRFGEGPSARSVWQASKDEATLEAIRVAGEDNGTSRSGRVAIPELTAEAMEDDNVGQERNPIWNSWTNAMDALQVGDLDTAFLEVLSTGDDILLVKLMDRSGPVIDQLSNETATEVLHAVGQFLPEPNLFDICLAWIQQLVEIVLENGSDVFGLPTDVKKELVLNLHEASVTLNLPEDWEGATPDQLLVQLASSWGINPQQHDK